From Leptolyngbyaceae cyanobacterium, a single genomic window includes:
- a CDS encoding serine/threonine phosphatase, producing the protein MLVCPQCQFENPDTNKFCQQCGASLTHKSCPECGTQVAYSAQNCQNCGTFTGSVWLAIVSAQSTPASTSTTTPGETGKNVSFTETDATTSVKNDQSQILKNSPWNLASKSSAIATEEPANPGNTSEIQVNWDEKLTSSETNAETSQSSSQVLPLAYLDPQHRYQLLEPELFNSEITTEQQVRVLDIQPLQASPLEMLLYQQSKGQGTELPALEVEQSDRSQTLAQKLNAFFQPPISNPLWQSVPTIAKIYLALESELYPAIPAIHDGWLNDDRPVILLEDRSDWPLLVDLWRDDQIPQMQLLQLLHEMATLWVALAPWHCCQSLLEMNNLRIDEDQSLGLLRLYADSELNVAPQLQDLGQLWQQLFFESGRTLFGQIALLMNDLKEDKIQTIDELRSRLQAIAEEYQGDTQPSSPMPSVEPNNDLSINNPSLGTPVTKEYEADYANLPHGDDNEMPTVVLPMQLLSLEDAGRTDVGRQRRHNEDYFGIHTSLTKVESPLGRNIQARGLYILCDGMGGHAGGEVASALAVKTLSQYFQEHWKHELPDEDCIRQGVLKANQVIYDINQQDARSGSGRMGTTLVMLLVQETQIAVAHVGDSRLYRINRRGIDQLTVDHEVGQREIKRGVEKSIAYSRPDSYQLTQALGPRNEHFVEPDIKFLELNEDTLLLLCSDGLSDNDLIENHWQSSLQPLLSSRANLEQGVIDLIELANQYNGHDNITAVLIRAKVRPDLEQARAANG; encoded by the coding sequence ATGCTTGTTTGTCCCCAATGCCAATTTGAAAACCCGGATACTAATAAATTTTGTCAACAATGTGGGGCTTCTTTAACCCACAAAAGTTGTCCGGAATGCGGCACTCAGGTAGCTTATAGCGCTCAAAATTGCCAGAATTGCGGTACATTTACGGGAAGTGTCTGGTTGGCGATCGTTTCCGCTCAAAGTACACCAGCTTCCACATCTACCACTACACCAGGGGAAACAGGAAAAAACGTTTCTTTCACTGAAACTGACGCCACTACATCGGTCAAAAACGACCAATCTCAAATACTAAAGAATAGTCCCTGGAATTTGGCCAGCAAATCAAGTGCGATCGCCACTGAAGAACCTGCCAATCCAGGAAATACTAGCGAAATTCAAGTAAATTGGGATGAAAAATTGACTTCCAGTGAAACCAACGCCGAAACTAGTCAATCTTCCTCTCAAGTACTTCCACTAGCTTATCTAGACCCCCAGCATCGCTATCAACTGCTAGAACCAGAACTTTTTAACTCAGAAATTACCACAGAACAACAAGTACGGGTTTTAGATATTCAACCCCTACAAGCATCTCCTTTAGAAATGCTGTTGTATCAGCAAAGTAAAGGACAAGGAACCGAACTGCCAGCCCTAGAAGTAGAACAGAGCGATCGATCGCAAACCCTCGCTCAAAAACTCAACGCCTTTTTCCAGCCTCCCATCTCAAATCCGCTTTGGCAATCCGTACCAACCATTGCCAAAATCTATTTAGCCCTAGAATCGGAACTATACCCAGCCATACCAGCCATTCACGATGGATGGCTCAACGACGATCGACCAGTCATACTTTTAGAAGATAGATCGGATTGGCCTTTATTAGTAGACCTGTGGCGGGATGACCAAATCCCCCAAATGCAGTTATTGCAGTTACTTCATGAAATGGCCACATTGTGGGTAGCTCTAGCACCCTGGCATTGTTGCCAAAGCTTGTTGGAGATGAACAACTTGCGAATAGATGAAGACCAATCTCTGGGACTATTACGTTTATATGCAGATTCGGAACTTAATGTAGCACCCCAATTACAGGATTTAGGCCAACTTTGGCAGCAACTATTTTTTGAATCCGGGCGCACCTTATTTGGCCAAATCGCCCTTCTGATGAACGACTTGAAGGAAGATAAAATTCAAACCATCGATGAATTGCGATCGCGCCTGCAAGCGATCGCGGAAGAATATCAAGGTGATACCCAGCCCAGCAGTCCTATGCCCTCCGTCGAACCAAATAACGATCTCAGCATCAACAACCCTTCCTTGGGTACTCCCGTAACCAAAGAATACGAAGCTGACTACGCCAACTTACCTCATGGCGATGACAACGAAATGCCAACAGTAGTACTGCCCATGCAGTTACTCAGCTTAGAAGATGCCGGTCGTACAGATGTCGGACGCCAACGACGACATAATGAAGACTACTTCGGCATTCATACTTCCCTGACGAAAGTAGAAAGCCCCCTCGGTCGCAATATCCAAGCCCGTGGTTTGTACATCCTTTGCGATGGAATGGGGGGTCATGCCGGCGGTGAAGTTGCCAGCGCCTTAGCAGTCAAAACCCTCAGCCAGTATTTTCAAGAACATTGGAAACACGAACTGCCAGATGAAGATTGTATCAGACAAGGAGTTTTAAAAGCCAATCAAGTTATCTACGACATCAATCAGCAAGATGCCAGATCGGGCAGCGGACGCATGGGTACTACTCTAGTCATGTTATTAGTGCAAGAAACCCAGATTGCGGTAGCTCATGTGGGAGACTCCCGCCTTTACCGAATTAATCGACGGGGAATCGACCAACTTACCGTAGATCACGAAGTTGGCCAACGGGAAATCAAACGAGGCGTAGAAAAATCTATTGCCTACTCCCGCCCCGATTCCTACCAACTTACCCAAGCTTTAGGCCCGCGCAACGAGCATTTTGTCGAACCAGATATAAAATTTTTGGAATTAAATGAAGATACGTTACTGTTGCTGTGTTCTGATGGCCTTTCTGACAATGACTTAATCGAAAATCATTGGCAGAGCAGTCTTCAACCACTCCTTAGTTCTAGAGCTAACTTAGAGCAAGGCGTAATTGATTTAATTGAATTAGCCAATCAGTATAACGGTCACGATAATATTACAGCAGTCCTGATCCGGGCCAAAGTACGACCGGATTTGGAGCAAGCTAGAGCAGCTAACGGCTAA
- a CDS encoding pseudouridine synthase: protein MAYRYILFYKPYDVLTQFTDRENEDNKRHTLKDFIPIPSVYPVGRLDRDSEGLLLLTNNGKLQHRLSDPKFNHPRTYWVQVERIPHAEAIEQLCQGVNIQNYRTKPAKVQILPVEPNLPAREPPIRFRKNVPTCWLEMTLTEGRNRQVRRMTAAAGYPTLRLVRVAISHLRIDGLVPGQWRDLTSAELEPLLHIRSSTSLPRAQKSAQIS, encoded by the coding sequence GTGGCCTATCGGTACATACTCTTCTATAAACCCTACGATGTTTTAACCCAATTTACAGATCGGGAAAACGAAGATAACAAAAGACATACCCTCAAAGATTTTATTCCCATTCCCTCAGTTTACCCAGTAGGTCGTTTAGACCGGGATAGCGAAGGGCTGCTATTGCTGACGAATAATGGCAAACTCCAGCATCGCTTGAGCGATCCGAAATTTAATCATCCCCGGACATATTGGGTACAAGTGGAACGCATACCGCACGCAGAGGCGATCGAGCAGCTGTGTCAGGGCGTGAATATTCAAAATTACCGTACTAAACCAGCTAAAGTACAGATATTACCAGTAGAACCCAATTTACCTGCACGAGAACCGCCGATCCGATTTCGGAAAAACGTACCTACCTGCTGGTTAGAGATGACACTCACAGAAGGGCGAAATCGTCAAGTGCGGCGAATGACGGCAGCAGCGGGTTATCCGACGTTAAGGTTGGTAAGGGTAGCGATCTCTCACCTGCGTATAGATGGACTAGTACCAGGTCAGTGGCGCGACTTAACCTCAGCCGAATTGGAACCTCTGCTGCATATCAGGTCATCAACCTCATTGCCCAGAGCGCAAAAATCCGCACAAATCAGTTAA
- a CDS encoding helix-turn-helix domain-containing protein: MFEARDCLETKCPIQFTLDLIGTKWSILILRELFRGDRRTHEFLDSLPGISSKTLTMRLRELEAYGLVDRKVYAEIPPRVEYSLTEKGRELQPVMAALYQVGVTWLEKENCDCPLTANGKKDRMTAGEAEKVANFQLPISNNSKVNW, encoded by the coding sequence ATGTTTGAAGCAAGAGACTGCTTAGAGACCAAATGCCCGATTCAATTCACCCTGGATTTAATCGGCACTAAATGGTCTATTTTAATTTTGAGAGAATTGTTTCGGGGCGATCGCCGTACCCATGAATTCTTAGATTCCTTACCGGGGATCAGCAGTAAAACCCTTACTATGAGGCTGAGGGAGCTAGAAGCTTACGGCTTAGTAGACAGAAAGGTTTATGCTGAAATTCCGCCTCGCGTAGAATATTCTTTGACTGAAAAAGGCCGGGAACTGCAACCAGTGATGGCCGCCTTATATCAAGTAGGAGTAACATGGCTAGAGAAAGAAAATTGCGATTGTCCGCTGACTGCTAACGGCAAAAAAGACCGAATGACAGCAGGAGAAGCCGAAAAAGTTGCTAATTTTCAATTACCAATTTCCAATAATAGTAAGGTGAATTGGTAA
- a CDS encoding DUF3122 domain-containing protein, which translates to MLCATQQIFSRLLLTTRLVIFLFFTLSTFICQPAAALLQQYQDAPGIMQYKSQHRLQDEAGYTWQVVLFKQIKSEQSAEIDLRLVGFPGVAEFVHPYSLEIITENGKLLIAEDEFAQASPSPNVGQYNLSDIIDRLPQNESLILSLPLAGEKNISLKIPQPLVIEWQWLAKEI; encoded by the coding sequence ATGCTTTGTGCCACCCAGCAAATATTCTCCCGTCTATTATTAACTACCAGATTAGTCATATTTTTATTTTTCACTTTATCCACCTTCATCTGCCAACCCGCTGCTGCCCTACTCCAACAATACCAAGACGCACCAGGGATAATGCAATATAAATCCCAACATCGATTGCAAGATGAAGCCGGATATACTTGGCAAGTAGTACTCTTCAAACAGATAAAATCAGAGCAATCTGCTGAGATCGATTTGCGTTTAGTCGGATTTCCCGGCGTAGCAGAATTCGTTCATCCCTATTCTCTAGAAATTATCACCGAAAACGGTAAATTGCTAATAGCAGAAGACGAATTTGCCCAAGCATCTCCATCGCCAAATGTCGGTCAATATAACCTGAGCGATATTATCGATCGCTTACCTCAAAATGAATCCCTAATTCTCTCCCTTCCTTTAGCAGGGGAAAAAAATATTTCTCTGAAAATCCCTCAACCACTAGTGATAGAGTGGCAATGGTTAGCGAAAGAAATTTAA
- the trpA gene encoding tryptophan synthase subunit alpha, translating into MTLISDCFESLRSRSRCALIPFITAGDPDLETTAKALQILDRNGADIIELGVPYSDPLADGPVIQAAATRALAKGTKLDDVLKMLEGTIPQLRSPIVLFTYYNPIINRGIETFLNQISNIGIKGLVVPDLPLEEAEGLLKPAAELGIDVVLLVAPTSSPERIKAIAQQSQGFIYLVSVTGVTGMRSGLEGRVEDLLKQMRDLTDKPIGVGFGISAPEHAKQVKDWGADGAIVGSAFVKRLADGTPEEGLKAIEEFCQSLKQAIA; encoded by the coding sequence ATGACTTTAATTTCAGACTGCTTTGAGTCTTTACGCTCTCGCTCCAGGTGTGCTTTAATCCCTTTCATTACAGCTGGCGATCCGGATTTGGAAACAACGGCGAAGGCGTTGCAAATTCTCGATCGCAATGGTGCTGATATCATCGAATTGGGCGTTCCTTACTCTGACCCGCTAGCAGATGGCCCGGTAATTCAAGCTGCCGCTACTCGTGCCTTGGCGAAGGGAACTAAATTAGATGACGTGCTAAAAATGTTGGAGGGTACGATCCCCCAATTGCGATCGCCGATCGTCCTGTTCACCTATTACAATCCAATTATCAATCGGGGAATCGAAACTTTTCTCAATCAAATATCTAATATAGGCATCAAAGGGTTAGTGGTGCCAGATTTACCCTTGGAAGAAGCGGAAGGTTTGCTCAAACCAGCTGCCGAATTAGGTATTGATGTGGTATTATTGGTAGCGCCCACCAGTTCGCCAGAAAGAATCAAAGCGATCGCGCAACAATCCCAAGGCTTTATCTATTTAGTTAGCGTAACTGGCGTCACGGGAATGCGATCGGGACTGGAAGGGCGAGTAGAAGATTTACTCAAACAAATGCGCGATCTCACCGATAAACCAATCGGTGTAGGATTTGGCATTTCTGCACCAGAACACGCTAAACAAGTAAAAGACTGGGGTGCAGATGGGGCAATTGTCGGTAGCGCTTTTGTCAAACGTTTGGCAGACGGAACTCCAGAAGAAGGGTTAAAAGCAATAGAGGAATTTTGCCAAAGTTTGAAACAAGCGATCGCTTAA
- a CDS encoding DUF3007 family protein — translation MYNPQMRRIDIIGIGFGIFAAGGIVYLLLQVAGFDSLQAGLWSQALLVGGLIGWLLTYLFRAGTKQMTYNQQLKDYEEAVLNKRLAEMTPEELAKLQAEVEKEK, via the coding sequence TTGTATAATCCCCAAATGCGAAGAATTGACATCATAGGCATTGGCTTTGGTATTTTTGCTGCTGGTGGGATAGTTTACTTGCTTTTGCAAGTGGCTGGATTCGATAGCTTGCAAGCAGGTTTATGGAGTCAGGCATTATTAGTTGGTGGCTTAATTGGCTGGCTGCTAACTTATCTGTTCCGAGCGGGAACAAAACAAATGACCTACAACCAGCAGTTAAAAGATTATGAAGAAGCTGTCTTAAACAAGCGTCTGGCAGAAATGACACCCGAAGAACTGGCAAAACTCCAGGCGGAAGTTGAAAAAGAAAAGTAA
- the ndhL gene encoding NAD(P)H-quinone oxidoreductase subunit L, protein MLKQEKIPAIPDPWYNDRQRLLLAAGKPMVMVVSLLYLILGGAYLLVLPFAVLIYLQNRWYIASSFERGFMYFMVFFFFPGLLLLAPFWNFRPKRRQIEA, encoded by the coding sequence TTGCTCAAACAAGAAAAAATCCCCGCCATCCCCGATCCCTGGTACAATGATCGGCAGCGTTTATTGCTAGCTGCTGGTAAACCAATGGTAATGGTCGTTTCGCTTCTGTATCTAATTTTGGGTGGAGCTTACCTGCTGGTACTTCCCTTTGCAGTGTTAATCTACCTGCAAAACCGCTGGTACATCGCTAGTTCGTTTGAACGAGGCTTTATGTACTTTATGGTTTTCTTCTTCTTCCCAGGTTTATTACTGCTCGCCCCATTTTGGAATTTTCGACCAAAGCGGCGACAGATTGAAGCTTGA
- a CDS encoding UPF0104 family protein, with product MKQIRSRLKPYLRWLVIGMALFFLTKAFKDRAAEIAAIRISSAGWVNLAIATGVTVLAHIWSGWVWSWVLRELHQPVDGFWSTRIYLKTNIAKYLPGNVWHFYGRIKAATEIGVSAGVATLSVVLESLLMASAALSIALISTQLIETLPLLYRCWQLIGLVGVSIAVHPGILNPLIQVASRLKAKAKGFVADDTSNFLIQRYPLLPLLGEIGFVSLRGVGFLFTWLALIQIYPSQILPLLGVFSAAWLLGFILPGLPGGIGIFEATAIALLKSSFSNDAIPQILAVIALYRLVSILAEAQGAALVWLYEKFCDRYYPNDRPF from the coding sequence ATGAAGCAAATTCGGTCGCGACTGAAGCCCTATCTACGCTGGCTAGTGATAGGTATGGCATTGTTTTTTTTAACCAAGGCATTTAAGGATCGAGCAGCAGAAATAGCAGCGATCCGCATCAGCAGCGCTGGATGGGTTAATCTCGCGATCGCAACTGGCGTGACCGTACTGGCTCATATTTGGTCTGGTTGGGTGTGGAGTTGGGTGTTGCGGGAACTACATCAACCCGTCGATGGTTTTTGGAGTACGCGAATATACTTAAAAACTAATATTGCTAAGTATTTACCCGGTAATGTTTGGCATTTTTACGGACGCATCAAGGCTGCTACTGAGATCGGTGTTTCGGCTGGTGTCGCTACCCTCAGCGTGGTGTTGGAATCTCTGTTAATGGCATCTGCTGCTTTGTCGATCGCTCTCATTAGTACCCAACTAATCGAAACCTTACCTTTGCTTTACCGTTGCTGGCAATTAATTGGTTTAGTTGGTGTTTCGATCGCCGTTCATCCCGGTATTTTAAATCCCCTCATTCAAGTTGCCAGTCGGCTGAAAGCAAAAGCCAAAGGTTTTGTTGCAGATGATACTAGTAATTTCCTCATCCAACGCTACCCTTTATTACCTTTATTAGGTGAAATCGGATTTGTGAGCCTGCGGGGTGTCGGTTTTTTGTTTACTTGGCTAGCACTCATACAGATATATCCCAGCCAAATATTACCTCTATTGGGCGTGTTTAGCGCGGCATGGTTGTTGGGATTTATACTACCAGGATTACCGGGAGGCATCGGTATTTTTGAAGCAACTGCGATCGCCCTCCTCAAATCAAGCTTTTCCAACGATGCGATCCCCCAAATCCTCGCCGTAATTGCTCTCTATCGTTTAGTTAGTATCTTGGCAGAAGCTCAAGGCGCGGCACTAGTTTGGCTGTATGAAAAATTTTGCGATCGTTATTACCCAAACGATCGACCTTTTTGA
- a CDS encoding WGxxGxxG family protein, which yields MKSSKLSKFVGAGLLSLSLAVVPVAASATTGTGTDTTTTSPNTTNTTVDTDRRAGTDYARDDGFDWGWLGLLGLLGLAGLAGRKREEPARYREPDEVSRPGARF from the coding sequence ATGAAATCTTCTAAATTGTCCAAATTTGTTGGCGCTGGTCTACTTAGTTTAAGCTTGGCTGTTGTTCCTGTAGCTGCCTCTGCTACTACAGGAACAGGAACCGACACTACTACTACTTCTCCGAATACAACTAATACAACTGTAGACACCGACCGTCGCGCTGGAACGGATTATGCACGCGATGACGGTTTTGATTGGGGTTGGTTAGGTTTGCTTGGTTTACTTGGTTTAGCTGGTTTAGCTGGTCGCAAGCGCGAAGAACCAGCACGTTATCGCGAACCAGATGAAGTTAGCCGTCCAGGTGCTCGTTTCTAA
- a CDS encoding DUF6658 family protein, translating into MKQLTSFFKKVKIHQLLTALVAVIALFVTTACNAGDQMGARPMNPPVQAGGANNPYKGGGDSYTKYNLSTDPNAHSTKGNSNRDRADLQLISGQLIAANQIESDAADLLYPGSDATHSANPDIGPRGEKELTKSATQIPAPRQDVIDRSNPGEQILEKAGQAFKDASNFLKDDANEASKRPELQPNPGRR; encoded by the coding sequence GTGAAACAGCTAACTTCTTTTTTTAAAAAAGTAAAAATCCACCAACTCTTAACTGCTTTAGTAGCAGTAATTGCCCTATTTGTTACCACTGCTTGTAACGCAGGCGATCAAATGGGTGCGCGTCCAATGAATCCTCCTGTACAAGCTGGAGGTGCTAATAATCCTTACAAAGGTGGTGGAGATAGTTACACCAAATACAACTTATCTACAGATCCTAACGCTCACAGTACAAAAGGAAATTCAAATCGGGATAGAGCAGACTTACAATTAATTTCCGGTCAATTAATTGCTGCTAACCAAATTGAAAGCGATGCAGCAGACTTACTTTACCCAGGATCGGATGCTACCCATAGCGCCAATCCAGATATTGGCCCTAGAGGAGAAAAAGAATTAACCAAGTCAGCTACTCAGATACCTGCGCCTCGACAAGATGTGATCGATCGCAGTAATCCCGGCGAACAAATCCTAGAAAAAGCAGGCCAAGCATTCAAAGATGCGTCTAACTTCCTGAAAGATGATGCAAATGAAGCTAGCAAACGACCTGAGTTACAACCTAACCCCGGTCGCCGCTAA